TCAATGACATCTCCAGAGATAGGTGCCCGATTGACATGTACGTCGTGGAGATTCATGAAGATCTGTACGGTGACTTGTCCAGAGTCATCTGTAGTAATCTGCTGAACTCTTCCGTCTGCAGGAGCTAAGATACCATGTTTCGGTGAAACCCGTTGTGGATCTCGATGAAAAAAGAGAATAAACGCACTCACTCCGGCAAATAATAGGCTCAGTACGGGAACAAACGGTAGCAGGAATACACCAAGACAAAACACACCTCCGGCATACCGAATCGCAGTCGGGGCCACGCGCATTATTATAAGTTACAATGATCAGACAGAAGCCTATTCCGGTCTGCTTCGACAATCGTAAAGGCTGTGACACTCTTAATCGAAGGCAATGAGCGGGGAGGATGTGCCGGATCGGGTAGCTTCTAAGTCACCAGACGGTGATGGATCAGTTACACTTGTCGGCACTGCACATGTGTCATCTAAAAGCGCAGAGCGTGTAGAGGAGACGATTTCGGAGGAGCGCCCCGATATTGTTGCCGTAGAGTTGGATAAAACGCGTTATCGGCAGTTCAAAGGTGAGACACCAGAGGATATCGACCCAAAGGACCTCCTTGGCGGAGGGACAGTATTCCAGTTTATTGCATATTGGATTCTTTCCTATGTGCAAAATCGGATGGGAAGTCGATTTGGTGTGGAGCCGGGAGCCGACATGCGTGCAGCGATTGAGACAGCAGAGTCATTTGGAATTGATGTGGCTCTTGTTGACCGAGATATCCAGACGACCATTCAGCGTTTTTGGAGCAGACTGACATTTACGGAAAAGTTGAAATTAGTTGGTGGTCTTGCGATAGGTGCTGCAAAGCCAACATCAATTGGAATTACACTTGGGGTTACGATTGGTCTCTTTGTCGGGGTTATTGCCGGAGTAATTGTTGCCCCCGTATTCGGATACGGGAGTATATTCGCGCTTGGATTAGGTAGTACAGCAGTTGTGAATATCATCGGTGGTGCCGTCCTTGGTGCCCTCGGTGGGTTAATCGTCGCGCTTACGTTTGCTCCGTCTGTAGGATTGATACAGCGTGCTGTTGCTGGTGTCGGAATCGGCGTTGCTGCAGGGGTCTATTTAGCTGCATCGGGAACAGCACTGCCACTCGTTGGAACAATTGACTTTGCGACGACCGGAGAGCGTATACTCCGGGCTGTAGTTGGTGGAACGATTGGCGTCCTCGGAGGGACGCTTCTTGGAATTGCACTGGGCTTCCTTTTCCGGACGGATGTCGAACAAGAGGAACTGACAGAGGATCGACTTGAGGAGCTTACAGACACAGATGTGGTTACAGCGATGATTGAAGAGTTTCGACAGTTCTCACCTGGCGGGGCAGAGGCACTAATTGACGAACGGGATGCATTTATTGCACACAAACTGCTCGGCCTGCGCGAAGCTGGATACGACGTTGTTGCCGTAGTTGGTGCGGGCCACCGTGCCGGAATTGAGTCATATCTGCAGGACCCAGACAGTCTTCCACCACTTGATTCAATCACAGGAACTGAATCCGGAAGCCGGTTTTCATTCTTCAAGCTGTTTGGCTATGTCGTAATGATCGGATTCCTGCTGTTTTTCTTCTTGCTTGCGATGGCTGGCGTTCAAAATACACTTCTATTGCAGATCTTCCTTGCGTGGTTTGCGTTCAATGGAATCTTTGCATTTACTGCTGCACGACTCGCTGGTGCCAAGCTACCGAGCGCACTTGTTGGTGGATCAGTTGCATGGCTTACCAGCATTAATCCATTACTTGCTCCGGGCTGGTTTGCAGGATATATTGAGCTTCGATATCGCCCTGTCAATATTGCTGATATTGGACGTCTCAACGAGTTGCTTGAGGATCAAGATCGCCCGATCGGTGATGTGCTTCGAGATATGTACGATGTGCCGCTGTTCCGATTGATAACTGTTGTCGCGTTGACAAACGTGGGAAGCTTTATCGCTACCATTCTATTCCCAATTGTGGTTCTATCATTTTTCTTCGAGGGAGTAAGTGGAGTTTCTGAAATCGGAGATATGATGGTTGAGGGAGCCCAAAACAGTATACGAATGATCGGTGATCTACTGTGAGTGTGCGTAGCTCACGATTACAGCGAGAACTTGAATTCAGTTCAACCGAAATTCGAGATTTGGCTGTTGCTTGGGCCGTGATGGCAGCTGCATTTGCTATTTTCTTTGGACGTCCAGAGCGTCTCTTGGCATCAGTTGATTTTGCGCTTCTTTTGTTTGCAGTCAGTGCTATTACTGTCGGAACAGGCTTTCTACTGCACGAATTAGCCCACAAAGTTGTCGCTGTCCGGTTTGGACAAATAGCTGAATTTAGAGCAAACTATGGGATGTTGTTTGTTGCCATTATGTCGGCGTTCATTGGGTTTATTATCGCAGCCCCTGGCGCTGTCCATCATCGAGGGCGAATTACGCAACGTGAGCATGGTCTGGTTGCACTCGCTGGACCGGTGACAAATCTGGCACTTGTAGTAGTATTTGCACCATTCTTGCTGTTTGGCGGCCTTCTAGGGCTTATCGGCGTCTTTGGTGTGATGGTGAATGCATTCTTAGCGGCGTTTAATATGATCCCACTCGGTCCACTTGATGGCAAGACGGTCTGGCAATGGAGCCGTCCAGTTTTCGTCGTGACATTTGCGATTGCAGTTGTGACAACTGTTGTGAGCTTTATGTTTATATAGTAACGCTCGCCACAGAATCTATCTTTTTGGGGATATAGGATAAGCATAGATATGGTCAATCAAGACCGTGTGCGTGCACATGTATTTGTTTCTGGAAAGGTACAGGGCGTCTACTTCAGGGCTACAACACGCGATACAGCTCAAAATCAAAGTGTTGACGGCTGGGTGAAGAATCTTGATGACGGTCGTGTTGAAGCAGTATTTGAAGGATCTAGTGACGACGTCGATACAATGATCGATTTCTGTCATGAAGGGAGTCAAGCTGCTCGGGTTGATGATGTTTCTGTCACGTATGAGGAGCCCGAAGGACTAGACGGGTTCGAAATACGGTACTAACCAAAAGAGGAACAAGATTTTGACTGCCGGGAGCCTGCATTCTATATGCGCAATAAATCTACATTGGACGATACACTAGCAAAGCATCAAGCTGATGGGTATCTGTTTGATGCTGCTGATGACTCC
This portion of the Salinarchaeum sp. IM2453 genome encodes:
- a CDS encoding TraB/GumN family protein; this translates as MSGEDVPDRVASKSPDGDGSVTLVGTAHVSSKSAERVEETISEERPDIVAVELDKTRYRQFKGETPEDIDPKDLLGGGTVFQFIAYWILSYVQNRMGSRFGVEPGADMRAAIETAESFGIDVALVDRDIQTTIQRFWSRLTFTEKLKLVGGLAIGAAKPTSIGITLGVTIGLFVGVIAGVIVAPVFGYGSIFALGLGSTAVVNIIGGAVLGALGGLIVALTFAPSVGLIQRAVAGVGIGVAAGVYLAASGTALPLVGTIDFATTGERILRAVVGGTIGVLGGTLLGIALGFLFRTDVEQEELTEDRLEELTDTDVVTAMIEEFRQFSPGGAEALIDERDAFIAHKLLGLREAGYDVVAVVGAGHRAGIESYLQDPDSLPPLDSITGTESGSRFSFFKLFGYVVMIGFLLFFFLLAMAGVQNTLLLQIFLAWFAFNGIFAFTAARLAGAKLPSALVGGSVAWLTSINPLLAPGWFAGYIELRYRPVNIADIGRLNELLEDQDRPIGDVLRDMYDVPLFRLITVVALTNVGSFIATILFPIVVLSFFFEGVSGVSEIGDMMVEGAQNSIRMIGDLL
- a CDS encoding metalloprotease, giving the protein MAAAFAIFFGRPERLLASVDFALLLFAVSAITVGTGFLLHELAHKVVAVRFGQIAEFRANYGMLFVAIMSAFIGFIIAAPGAVHHRGRITQREHGLVALAGPVTNLALVVVFAPFLLFGGLLGLIGVFGVMVNAFLAAFNMIPLGPLDGKTVWQWSRPVFVVTFAIAVVTTVVSFMFI
- a CDS encoding acylphosphatase, with protein sequence MVNQDRVRAHVFVSGKVQGVYFRATTRDTAQNQSVDGWVKNLDDGRVEAVFEGSSDDVDTMIDFCHEGSQAARVDDVSVTYEEPEGLDGFEIRY